One part of the Rutidosis leptorrhynchoides isolate AG116_Rl617_1_P2 chromosome 1, CSIRO_AGI_Rlap_v1, whole genome shotgun sequence genome encodes these proteins:
- the LOC139899240 gene encoding HVA22-like protein k — translation MSILGSNLPSELGLKLLLSPLGSNIVLKTACCSVGVVLPVYSTYKAIESKNRIDQQKWLVYWAAYGTFSVAEMFTDKLISWVPLYYHVKFAFLVWLQLPTTNGAKLIYMSHLRPFLLKHQANLDMIVSLLYSETGKFISAHEGEIRFVKAVGRKILMSAKQFVNDSSQTVPPVPPPEGRTIIVQTEQVENSESNDNNAADGDEDGYVTVPAT, via the exons ATGTCGATTTTAGGTTCAAATCTGCCAAGCGAG CTTGGTTTGAAGCTGCTACTAAGCCCACTCGGTTCCAACATTGTCTTAAAAACAGCATG TTGTTCTGTGGGAGTTGTTTTGCCTGTTTATTCTACTTATAAAGCGATTGAGTCGAAAAATAGAATCGATCAACAAAAGTGGCTTGTATATTGGGCAG CATATGGTACTTTTAGTGTTGCAGAAATGTTTACTGATAAACTTATATCATG GGTTCCGCTTTACTATCACGTAAAGTTTGCTTTTCTTGTCTGGCTTCAGCTTCCCACCACGAAT GGTGCTAAACTCATATACATGAGTCACTTACGCCCTTTCCTTTTGAAGCATCAAGCTAACCTTGATATGATTGTGTCATTGTTATACAGCGAAACG GGTAAATTCATTAGTGCCCACGAAGGAGAAATTCGATTCGTTAAGGCAGTTGGGAGGAAGATTCTGATGTCAG CAAAGCAATTTGTCAACGATAGCAGTCAAACAGTCCCACCGGTCCCACCACCCGAGGGAAGAACAATCATAGTCCAAACAGAACAAGTAGAGAACTCTGAATCTAATGACAATAATGCTGCTGATGGTGATGAAGATGGTTATGTAACTGTCCCTGCAACTTAA
- the LOC139898878 gene encoding putative pentatricopeptide repeat-containing protein At3g18840, whose translation MRLLIDGLRSHGYAIKSGQSTAVFACNQLIHLYSKHGLNKEACKLFDEMPERNIFTWNAIISTHIKSYNLDQAEVLFEAAPCKDSVTYNSMLSGYANSDGYETKAVDLFMQMYSVGDDVQIDEFTLTRMCNLTAKMKDSWFGKQLHSFMVKTGNNISGFAVSALIDMYSKSGCFNEAYEAFNSCEHGSVDVVSKNAVVAACCREGKLDMALEIFSSQQEFNDVVSWNTIIAGYTQNGYDKDAIELAVCMTKKGVRWNEHTFASVFSSCSSLKNLKMGKELHAKVLKEISSLNQFISSGIVDVYSKCGNMTYAESIHSTIGVDNQFSTTSMIVGYSSQHNMLQARKIFDSLTTKNLVVWSAMFSGYLNCHCCEKVFELFHLFKAEETTASDGSVLATVLGACALQATIDPGKQIHGYILRMRIFIDGKLISALIDMYSKCGNITYALRFFERVKFRDLVIYNIMMAGFAHHGYEHEAFELFDKMVKSGFRPDTVTFIAILSACRHCGLVKKGESYFKLMTEEYDVTPELDHYACMIDLYGRANELNRAMEFMKNIPVELDVVILGTILSACKLHRNADLAREVEEKLLRIGGDSGTRYVQLANVYAAEGQWNEMGRIRRKMRGNDVSKHAGCSWVHVGSKVHSFTSGDTCLSEAEATYGILDFLTMEMNDKEDIQLCF comes from the coding sequence ATGAGATTACTAATCGATGGTCTCAGATCTCATGGCTACGCTATTAAATCCGGTCAAAGTACTGCTGTGTTTGCATGCAATCAGCTTATACATTTATACTCCAAACATGGGCTAAATAAAGAAGCATGCAAACTGTTCGATGAAATGCCTGAACGAAATATTTTCACTTGGAATGCAATAATCTCAACCCATATAAAGTCCTATAACTTGGATCAAGCTGAAGTTCTGTTTGAAGCTGCCCCGTGTAAAGATTCAGTGACTTATAACTCGATGTTATCGGGGTATGCAAACAGTGATGGATATGAAACAAAGGCGGTTGATTTATTTATGCAGATGTATTCTGTAGGGGATGATGTGCAAATCGACGAATTTACTCTCACAAGAATGTGTAACTTGACAGCAAAGATGAAAGATTCGTGGTTTGGGAAACAGTTACATTCATTTATGGTGAAAACTGGGAATAATATAAGTGGGTTCGCAGTGAGTGCGTTGATCGATATGTATTCGAAAAGTGGGTGCTTTAATGAAGCTTATGAGGCCTTTAACAGCTGCGAACATGGGTCGGTGGATGTGGTGTCAAAAAACGCAGTTGTTGCTGCGTGTTGCAGAGAAGGAAAGTTAGATATGGCCTTAGAAATTTTCTCAAGCCAACAGGAGTTTAATGACGTGGTATCTTGGAATACAATAATCGCAGGTTACACTCAAAATGGGTATGATAAAGATGCCATTGAATTGGCTGTTTGTATGACAAAAAAAGGAGTTAGATGGAACGAACATACTTTTGCTAGCGTTTTTAGTTCTTGCTCGTCTTTAAAGAATTTAAAAATGGGAAAAGAACTACATGCTAAAGTCTTGAAGGAGATATCGAGCTTGAATCAGTTCATTAGTAGTGGAATCGTTGATGTGTATTCCAAATGTGGTAACATGACATATGCTGAATCGATCCATTCAACAATTGGAGTCGATAATCAGTTTTCAACCACTTCAATGATTGTAGGATACTCTTCACAACACAACATGTTACAAGCCCGAAAGATTTTTGATTCTTTAACGACAAAGAATTTGGTAGTGTGGTCCGCTATGTTTTCTGGCTATTTGAACTGCCATTGTTGTGAAAAAGTTTTCGaattgtttcacttgttcaaggctgaGGAAACAACGGCTAGTGATGGTTCGGTCCTTGCAACCGTACTTGGTGCGTGCGCGTTACAAGCTACTATTGATCCTGGAAAACAGATACATGGTTATATATTAAGAATGAGGATTTTTATAGATGGGAAATTAATCAGCGCGTTAATTGACATGTACTCGAAATGTGGAAACATAACGTATGCACTAAGATTCTTCGAACGGGTTAAGTTTAGAGATTTAGTGATATACAATATAATGATGGCTGGTTTTGCTCATCATGGTTATGAACATGAAGCATTTGAACTGTTTGATAAGATGGTAAAAAGTGGTTTTCGGCCTGATACAGTAACTTTCATTGCTATTTTGTCAGCTTGTCGTCACTGCGGGTTAGTTAAAAAGGGTGAAAGTTATTTCAAATTGATGACAGAAGAGTACGATGTAACACCTGAACTCGATCATTACGCGTGTATGATTGATCTTTATGGGAGAGCGAATGAACTTAATAGAGCAATGGAGTTTATGAAAAATATACCTGTTGAACTAGATGTGGTTATATTGGGAACAATTTTGAGTGCTTGTAAGCTGCATAGGAATGCTGACCTGGCACGAGAAGTAGAAGAAAAATTGTTGAGAATTGGTGGGGACAGTGGGACCCGGTATGTACAGCTGGCTAATGTTTATGCAGCAGAGGGTCAATGGAATGAGATGGGAAGAATAAGAAGAAAGATGAGAGGGAATGATGTTAGTAAACATGCTGGTTGTAGTTGGGTTCATGTAGGGAGTAAAGTTCATAGTTTTACATCTGGTGACACGTGTCTCTCAGAAGCTGAAGCAACTTATGGTATTTTAGATTTTTTGACCATGGAAATGAATGATAAAGAAGATATTCAATTGTGTTTTTAA